The stretch of DNA ACTTCAGGCTAAATCTTCAAGTCCCAATTTGCACCCTGGACAGAAAGCTGCTCCCATACGTCTAGGGGACAACAACAAAGGCCATATTTCTCAGGTCAGTGCAAATTTGCATGGTACACCTGTGAGAACAGGTCCACCCCATCCCCCAACGCCACACAGCAGTTCAGACACAGGACGTACTCAAGGCTCAACGAGGTCACTGTCTGTTAGTCAACGCCCCCATCATATTGGTCCACCAGATCCACAAAGCACAAAGATGCGTCCAGGAGAACGACCACGGTCTGGCAACTTGAGACCTGGGAATCCTTTTGAACCAGAAAATTCTTTGCCCCTTCCATCAGGTGGAGGAGTGATCCTTGGCCGTacacaaacaggaagtgaagctAGACGAAGTAGCATTGTGCGTTTCATGGCAGATGGTGCACAGGTCAGCAGTGACAACAATTTAGTGTCTGATCGCTGTGCCGTGTCTGATCTCACGCAGAACTTTGGCTTTCCTTTCATTGCTGAAGGAGGCATGAACCCACCACCTCCTATCAATGCCAATGCATCCTTCATTCCACCAGTCACACAGACGAGTGCCTCTCGCACCCCAGCCCTCCTTCCTGTGGAACCTCAGAACACTTTACCTTCATTTTATCCTTCATATTCCCCTGCAGCTCATCCTAGCCTTCCAAGTGAGATTCCTTTACAGTATTTCTCAAACCAGATGTTTACAAGTCCAAGCACTGACAAGAGTGGCAGTGCACCACTCAGTAACCGCTTTGGATCTATTCTTTCTCCCCCTCGACCTGTAGGTTTTGCGCAGGCTAGCTTCCCACTTCTCACAGATATAACCCCAATGCCAATTGCAAACTCTTCAGGCATCACACCTCATTTATCCAACTTTAACCTGACCTCTTTGTTTCCTGAAATTGCCACAGCAATGCCTCCGGATGGCTCCTCTATGCCAATGTCACCTTTATTGTCACTTGCCAACACTACTTCCTCAGACTCAAATAAACAATCTAATCGCCCAGCCCACAACATCAGTCATATCCTGGGTCATGATGGGACTTCTGCTGTTTAGGTTTTGAAGGGATTTTCATCACTAGCCACAGAATTTATTTGCCTTCACCTATGAATAGATTTAGTAGGCAATGGCCTTGTTATAAAGACTTTTAATTCTTCAAAAGCAAATATGTGTGCAACGATCTCAGCTCCCATGTCAGGATCACTCTGGAACTATGGAAATATTGCATTACATCACTCTGGAATTATGAAAATATTGCATTACATCTGTTAGCCTTTGGTTGGTTTCTTTTGCTATGTTGGCTGTTAGTTTGGGCTGTCATGGTTCTACATGATGTATaacttatttttctttataaCCGCTCACATTGTTTAATAGAAAATTTTGTCTGTATGTTCTTTTAATTTGTAGCAACAGTAATGAAATGTTAAAGCAAAAAGAagttattattatgcatttaattttacagtagaTATATCAGAGCTGTTTTGAAATGAATCAGTTGGTTTTCaaaggttttaaaatatttttccatcTGTAAAATGTTTCTCATGCAGAATAGCATTCCAGAAGAACTTATTTATGAAAATTGATTTGTGGTCTGtagatatttgtaaaaaaaaaaaaaaagttattaaagttTCTATCTAATCTAAATTGaagtttttatttctaattttgtgACTTGTTGATTCGGAGGGCACATGgtactttttttctcagattgcTTGTTTTATCATGTTAAATCGACCAGATGTCAGTacctttcaaatattttgttcTTTATTACTTAGGGAAGcactttttgcaaaaaaaaaaaaaaaaaaatatggtacaGTCCTATTTACTGTAGGTCCCTGGACACGTGAGCCACTTAAGCCATTTAATTAATCTGAACTACAGCAGTGGTTATTCTGCTGGTTATTCTACTTCTGTGAATTTAAGAGGATCATGACCTTGAGACCAGCtggttaaaagtaaaaaagtggCTCAGGTAAGTTTATTGGAAATCAAAAATGCAAACTAGCACTTTTCCAAGTACGActtaaaaataatggaaaaaatatgCATTGAAACCAATCATGCTCAAACGGTATGCCATCAAATGTGTTAGTGGAAGTACAAACATAAAagatgaaacagaaaaaaacccgatttattttgctttatttacagGCAATAGTGCTCAATCCATGTAACCATACAGCTACACTTCTAGAATATTTTGGAGATTGATAATTTCcttcatgtttcatgtttttaaCAGTGGGAAGAAGCTAATACTGATGCAGGAGAACTGCAGGGCTCCAAAAGTAAAAGTACAACTATAAAAGCAGACTACATCAAAccagtttaaaatataaaaaccagCATATTGCAGGTAGGCGTGCTCATTTTAAGAACGTCTAGCATCCAGgcaactgaaacaaaataaatacctACAATATATGGTCTCTTTTTCATAGTCTATATCACTACAAACAGAATGCATATACTTTGCAtatatttgttaacatttttgtTAATGATGAAAATAGATAAATCTTAGTAACATATGTACAAAGCTGTAAAACACTGTACCACTCTAAAGATGCACACCACTCAAAATACCTTAATTAAAACTGAGAACGCACCTGAAACAAGTTACAATCAAAAGGTTCTTAAACTGTTTATTTGTTGTGTGTATCAGAGTATTTTTACCTCACAGTAAAATCTACATGCCAAAAAGCCACTAAACGTATGTGGATACAACATACTGTGCACAGAATATGTATGCATATAAGGCGTACATTTCCTACAAATATTTTTTGATGCAAAGTGTTTTTAAACAATCATCCCAACAAGCACTGCATGTTACAACATTCATAATGAATGGATCATAATCAATGCCCTAAAAGCATTATATTTTCCACTAGCTGTACTTCGAAACATCAACAGATGCTTGCCAGTGGAAAATCTGGAGCTTATTACTGATACTGTATGTATGGTGTTGAGGTGTCAGGTTGTTCGTATCTCACATGAGGATCATTTATACAGCATGCTTATAAAAAGTCTAGGTGGTAACAGACAAACATACCAAAATTTGTATTTCATCTGATATAaacttatatatacacacacacacattctaaaaaaatgtattatgtacaaatacataaatatataaatatagcatctgttatacaaaaataaatattttttgtttttttcttgcttATGTTCTACAGTTTCATCCATCTTTTAGATCATGTGTCCCTTGTTCCTCAAGCTGTTTCATGTTTTGAGTTGCTTCCACTTCCTGTTGCTCAGCATCTTGGAGCAACCGGTTTATGCCTGCATCAACTGTTGTTAACAGGGAGAAGTCTGTGGGGGGAAAAATATTGCATTGAGGCAACTtttacaaaataatcaaatattattatttttttcaaaagctaAATTTGATAAGACGGTTTCTTGCAAGTACTTTTGGACTTTATTGTAATGCATGAAGTAACTGAACGCACCGGCAGTGAGCTCCCCTTCCATTTGAATTGCTTCAGTGAGGGAGTGATCGACCTGCATGGAGTAAGGACTCTGAAATGGCTGTGTAAGATCTGATAAACTAAGGACCTGAAGGTGGGAATCATCAGGCACACAGCAACCCTCTTCAGGACACCCAGGCACCctaagaacaagaaaaaaaatcaaattatagtTGTTTTCCTAACAAACATAAATGTCTCTGTATAACAGTCAccatttgcaacccattttacttccataatatgACACGACAATATTCAATGATGAATATATAATAACATTGTCTTATACGTTATTAAAAGAAggtgttttataataaaatgtatcagtATTAGAATTCTCACCCATTACAGTAATTGTGGATATGTGGTTGCTGACTGGGACGTTTCTGAGGCAACAATGCATCACACTCCAACTCATAGCCAGCATCCTCCTACAAGAGAGACAAGAGTTTGAACATTAATGCAATGTAATATCTTCATTCACTGGCCTAAAACAGCAACTAAAGATTATATTATTCTTACAACTACTGTGCTGGATATCACAAAAAATTAAGCTCTAGGGGTCGGCGATATACAGACATACACGATTAATTGGTAGAGATTTTGGACTATCGTCTCTATCTCAGTTAAACGATCACAGACGTATTTAAGCATTGTGGTTTAAAAACGAGTGATTTTAAGCCATTGAAATACATTCGGCAGTGAAAGAGAACTCATTTTGCTTTATGTGCGCGCTGTCTGAGACAGTTTCTGAGCACTCACACATAAAGACAGTGCTCATAGAGTGCAGGAGTATTAAGTGAAAGAAAACTcatgtaacagtatattggatctggacagctcttaaagtgacagcagtctaatattcctgctgtctgtcattcatgttaatcaaacaacaaaagagagataATCTCTCACTGCTTTTGACAATCACCTTTGATAACTTTGAACTTTAATAAGaagatatatatattcaatttacacagtgaagaatatgcagtgttttgaaaCTTTTGATTATCTTATTTCTATAGTATCAAATATTTTCATATCAAAGATATCATGTTACATActgatataagattttggtcatatcgccaACCCCTATTAAGCATCATTCAAAGTGCCAAAATTACCTGGCGTCCGGGAAGGTACGGTGTAGTGTGTTTCCCATTGGGAATGTACTCTCCTTTTGGAGCGTAGACGGTGTGGGCAGGGGTCAGGTGGGGGACTACAGGACAGGGTGGACCAAGAGCCAATCCTTGCAGAGGTACCATGGTGTACTGGCATGGGGATACTGTGGCTGCCAGTGTTGGAAAGCGCATGTCTAAAGTTTGTTCTGAAAGAAGATAAATACAAAATTCATGATTTATGAGTGTCCTTCTATCTAATCTTTGGATTCTTAAAGAAGTTTTCATGTTTCTAAAAGGGCACTTACTTTGTTTGGCCCAAACTCTCCACAGACAGATTGGGATGAAGGCCACAATGATGAAAACAAATGCTCCGAGAACAACGCCCACAATGAGGTAAGGCAGATCACCAGGCCGGGGAACAGGGTTTCCTGGATGGTTGGGCCTGGACGACGCCGTCTCTGGAGGTGTGGTCCTCTGGTGAGGGCGAGCTGTAAGTACACACAGATGTTCACACTTAAGATCTGTGTTGTCAGAAAAGATGTTTGCTCTAGAAATTGGCTGAAGTGCAGTTCGCAATATGATTGAGAGGAAACGGACAAACCTTTAGTTTCCATGATGACGACATTTCCGAACTCACTCTCGCCTCCTTCGTTGAAACACTGCATTTTAATGTCGTAAGCCGTCTCAGGCTGTAGGTCAGTGATGGAATGCCAATATTGGTCACCTACAAGAGCATCACACAATAAAATGTTATacttattcttttatatatagtaaaaaattATAGAATAAAGGAAATACATTTACCTTCCACTATGTCTTTTTTGTAGTCACTGTCATTGTCGCTATCGGTGGGTCGGTAGAAGATGTAGAAGCCATAAATGGGAGTGTTATTGACCGGTGTGTACTGTAGAAAGAACAGAAATATTAAGTTCAAGGTCTGACAATGCAATTGTGACAACAAACAGCTCACATTTCTTGAATTTGACCATGGAAAAGTGTTTAGTAAAGAAACTGCTTACCGTCCACTTCAGGATGATTGTGGTCTCATTGATGGCTTCATTGTAGGTGATGTAGGGTCCATCAATGGGACGTCGGTTTGATGGACCACTGCCCACCACTGTGTAGGCTTTAGAGGGAGCGCTTGGTGAACTCGCTCCCAACACATTAACGGCCAAAACTCTGAACTTGTATGATGTTCCTGCAAATGCAAATGGAAAGAAAAACATACAAGGTCAACTAATCATGTGTCCAATGGCATTTCTTTAACTcaatctattttatatttaacgacattatgcataattaaatatattgtttgtatttgttttttatataaacacttttatatttaattgtttcattttttttttgtcatttttttttaactttatttatttacatttttattttttggaattaATAAACTAAAAATTGCTTCTTTCATCATAAGTAATAATCCTAGTTATCGCTATCTGCATCAGCCACTGAAAACATCTCAACTGATCATCTTATTCACTGACGTTAATCTCACCTTTCTCCAGGCCTGTTATCTCGACTGAGAGGCGAGAGGGCGGGATGTTGTCCACAGCCTTCTCCCACTCTCCACTGCCTTTCCTCAGTTTCTTGTACTGCACTTTGAATGACTGGATGGGGAATCCGCGGTTCCCACGAGGGATCCACGTCACATAGGCCGAGGTCTCTGTGGCCATGGAGACAGTGGGTCTGTCTGGAGCTTCAGGAGCTGGAGagacaaaaaaaagataaaagtcaataaaacaacaaatacttGTGGTAAGAGTGTGTATGCATGCACACTGTACATACATAAACACTAACACATAACACACTTACTGTAATCTCATCCTTCATTTATGATTGAAAGAAATCAAGAGAACAGTCATGTTAGCGTAATTAATAATAAGAACAGTATTAATCAGAACTCTAAAGgtactaataaatgtttatatatatatatttttttttagctgtacttAATATTACAGTTTCTCAGTACTTTACTGCAGATGTTATATCACAGGCAGAAGTATACTCACGCAAGAGACGAGGTTGCACCACTGGTGTTTTTTGGGGGCCTATGGGTCCTCCTCTTCGCCCTGCAGACCAACATTAAAGAGACATTTTATTTCACTACTTAATTCCTTTTTCCTAAcagatgtttaaaataaaaataaagaaagaaaaaagtgccATTGTCTGCACAACTCTTAAATGATTCCGAAAAGCAAATTCTGCAGCGAAATACTTTTTTATACCACTGAAGTTTATTtagcgatttaaaaaaaaaagttttcaaatgtTAATGCAGAAGTGTAATCTTGAAATTGCATAATGGCTGCATACATTTGCCTGTTCTGAAAGTCATCATCGCAGGCTGCCCAAGTCCAGCGCAGTTCTTAACGGCCATCTCCACTTCATACAGGCTGTTGGGCTGCAGTTTGGTCAGTGTAAGCTTGTGCTGGGAGCCTGAAATGGTGTTAGTGGTCCACTCTCCGGGAGATTCTCCAGCCTGTGAGAAAGAAGTACACACAATGAATCACATGACAAACATAGTGTGAAGTGAAACAGATCACATTGTAAGAATGAAC from Carassius carassius chromosome 35, fCarCar2.1, whole genome shotgun sequence encodes:
- the boc gene encoding brother of CDO; amino-acid sequence: MSGILDWIPWERKRKIRVLCALGALLCCLQDSAGVRDDIPIFTEEPLSVVQKLGGSVTLRCSALPNHVNISWRLNGRELPTGGDEELGVLLRPGSLHIPSLTNLTVGRYQCVATISVGSCASVPANVTAAKLRDFEPDDQQEIEVDEGNTAVIECHLPESQPKAQVRYSVKQEWLETSKGNYLIMPSGNLQIANATRDDEGPYKCAAYNPVTQEVKTSTSTDRLRIRRSTSEAARIIYPPASRSIMVNKGQRLVLECVASGIPTPQVTWAKDGLDLRNHNNTRFLLSNLLIDAVSESDSGTYVCHADNGIGSASSARVLYDVQVFEPPQVRVELQQQDVAWGDTVRFSCQVRGKPAPTVVWLHNAQPLSPSTRHRMSSQVLRVLNVGPQDDGMYQCMAENGVGSSQAATRLLTVPTVPSQSGKLPLIRPLSPDKVLREQPPLKPVATSAMLPFDCSEIRVSPAEAPVILSQPRTGKADYYELTWKPRHDGGAPVLEYIIKYRKAGESPGEWTTNTISGSQHKLTLTKLQPNSLYEVEMAVKNCAGLGQPAMMTFRTGKWRRGGPIGPQKTPVVQPRLLPPEAPDRPTVSMATETSAYVTWIPRGNRGFPIQSFKVQYKKLRKGSGEWEKAVDNIPPSRLSVEITGLEKGTSYKFRVLAVNVLGASSPSAPSKAYTVVGSGPSNRRPIDGPYITYNEAINETTIILKWTYTPVNNTPIYGFYIFYRPTDSDNDSDYKKDIVEGDQYWHSITDLQPETAYDIKMQCFNEGGESEFGNVVIMETKARPHQRTTPPETASSRPNHPGNPVPRPGDLPYLIVGVVLGAFVFIIVAFIPICLWRVWAKQKQTLDMRFPTLAATVSPCQYTMVPLQGLALGPPCPVVPHLTPAHTVYAPKGEYIPNGKHTTPYLPGRQEDAGYELECDALLPQKRPSQQPHIHNYCNGVPGCPEEGCCVPDDSHLQVLSLSDLTQPFQSPYSMQVDHSLTEAIQMEGELTADFSLLTTVDAGINRLLQDAEQQEVEATQNMKQLEEQGTHDLKDG